The Oncorhynchus keta strain PuntledgeMale-10-30-2019 chromosome 17, Oket_V2, whole genome shotgun sequence genome has a window encoding:
- the LOC118395820 gene encoding teashirt homolog 3-like, with the protein MPRRKQEAPKRAAAYSPEEMKEEVEEEDVDFPEEVERSENDLLTKEPLGDQDSIAGAELSAQEMDSESHVSEASDPLSDFETASVKSEGPAKEPLNGAGVRVGTHSGLDTPLAQDTLEQMKAIYSSFLTNSYWSPLNFNSTQTQTPVEKPPRTSSTSSSCSSSSYDWHQSAVAKSLQQQASQSLHNPPPSEPSIFSTVQLHRQNPRLYCNIFTGASKFRCKGCSAAYDTLVDLTVHMNDTGHYRDDNHDRGANGARGSWSKPRKRSLLEMEGKEDAAKVLKCMYCGHSFESLQDLSVHMIKTKHYQKVPLKEPLAPVAAKMISRKRGPLSGSLDLPGSPRSREVTPKPKAFVGSDHNIPSNKASNPYITPNNRFGHQNGASYAWQFESRKSQILKCMECGSSHNTLQELTAHMMVTGHFLRVTNGNPPSKRGRPVPESTSPSPVQATPTNEEQVQSIPLAPSTFSPPPPSAVSPPAISPPLKDIKKEEMEEEFTQDMVCHDKQVLNGDNDDDEVEEKFDISTKYNYLTEEDLKESPKGGFDILKSLENTVTSAINKAQSGNPSWGGYPSIHAAYQFPNSLNMPQRSPEKSSPVKYLFNGGEGGLSSLSMSQSPIFSPDSQSSALPHLNNFQAMEELVKKVTEKVAKVERRVKSELSPKKEVNLSPCSSEGWESAGANSPREWRSVTLASSDRGSHSDRVSPSERERMREMVQSPASALSCSTAFITGHNPLEQPFVNPLSALQSVMNIHLGKAAKHTMPSQDPLSLMSRLSQSMAERAAVAAPPTHNKKHPVPVAHSSVCQSSDDQPMDLTKRKSDRGGSIGSAPLTPSSTASSISPSSMVIPAKMTVVSPFTSSSPHHENALSDISDMLRNLTQSAHHISMPPSRTRITERVTDMVGSTTAEDAEGSMANKRKGRQSNWNPQHLILLQAQFSSSLRQTSEGKYIMSDLSPQERMHVSRFTGLSMTTISHWLANVKYQLRRTGRTKFLKNLDSGHPVFFCSECASQIRTPTAYICHLEAHLGFRLKDLAKLSPKQTLKDSLKVGSDKLPQPDPFLLSSPPSSQSLEEGGGTVYRCQLCIRKFASKHAIKLHLSKSHGKSPEDHLLYVSEIEKH; encoded by the coding sequence CCTACTCTCCagaggagatgaaggaggaggtggaagaaGAGGATGTGGACTTTCCAGAGGAGGTAGAGCGCTCAGAAAATGACCTTCTCACCAAAGAGCCACTGGGTGACCAGGACTCCATTGCTGGGGCTGAGCTCTCTGCTCAGGAGATGGACAGTGAATCACATGTGAGCGAGGCCAGCGACCCCCTGTCAGACTTTGAGACCGCCTCAGTCAAATCTGAGGGGCCTGCCAAAGAGCCTCTGAACGGCGCAGGGGTGAGGGTAGGGACCCACTCGGGCCTGGACACTCCCTTGGCGCAGGACACCCTGGAACAGATGAAGGCAATCTACTCCAGCTTCCTGACAAACTCCTATTGGTCACCCCTGAACTTTAACTCAACCCAGACACAGACACCTGTGGAGAAGCCACCGCGGACTAGCAGCACTAGCAGTagctgcagcagcagtagttatGACTGGCACCAGTCCGCAGTGGCTAAATCCCTGCAGCAGCAGGCCTCTCAGAGCCTCCACAATCCTCCTCCCTCAGAGCCCAGTATCTTCAGCACAGTGCAGCTCCACAGGCAGAACCCCAGACTGTACTGCAACATCTTCACCGGGGCCAGCAAATTTCGCTGCAAGGGTTGCAGCGCTGCTTACGACACCCTGGTGGACCTCACTGTGCACATGAACGATACGGGTCACTACCGCGATGACAATCACGATAGGGGAGCCAATGGGGCCAGGGGGAGCTGGTCCAAGCCTCGCAAGCGCTCCCTGTTGGAGATGGAGGGCAAGGAGGATGCCGCGAAGGTGCTGAAGTGCATGTACTGTGGCCACTCCTTCGAGTCCCTGCAGGACCTGAGCGTTCACATGATCAAGACCAAACACTACCAGAAAGTGCCTCTGAAGGAACCCTTGGCCCCTGTGGCAGCCAAAATGATCTCAAGGAAGAGAGGCCCACTCTCTGGGAGCCTGGACCTCCCTGGCTCCCCACGCTCAAGAGAGGTGACCCCCAAACCCAAAGCCTTTGTAGGTAGTGACCACAACATCCCATCCAACAAGGCTTCCAACCCCTACATCACCCCCAACAACCGCTTTGGCCACCAGAACGGCGCCAGCTATGCATGGCAGTTCGAATCTCGCAAGTCCCAGATCCTCAAGTGCATGGAGTGCGGGAGTTCCCACAATACACTGCAGGAGCTGACCGCCCACATGATGGTGACAGGTCACTTCCTCAGGGTCACCAACGGCAACCCCCCCAGTAAGAGAGGTAGGCCAGTCCCAGAGTCCACGTCCCCCAGCCCTGTACAGGCCACGCCCACCAATGAGGAGCAGGTTCAATCTATCCCATTAGCTCCTTCTAcattctcccctcctccaccctctgctGTATCACCCCCGgctatctcccctcctctcaaagACATTaagaaagaggagatggaggaagagttTACCCAGGACATGGTTTGCCATGACAAGCAGGTGTTGAACGGGgacaatgatgatgatgaggtggaggagaagtTTGACATCTCCACCAAGTATAACTATCTGACTGAGGAGGACCTGAAAGAAAGCCCCAAAGGTGGCTTCGACATCCTCAAGTCCCTGGAGAACACCGTGACATCAGCGATCAACAAAGCCCAGAGTGGTAACCCCAGCTGGGGGGGATACCCCAGTATCCACGCTGCCTATCAGTTCCCCAACTCCCTGAATATGCCCCAGCGTAGCCCTGAGAAGAGCTCCCCTGTCAAGTACCTGTTcaatggaggggagggggggcttTCCTCCCTCAGCATGTCCCAGTCCCCGATCTTCTCACCCGATAGTCAGAGCTCTGCCCTCCCCCACCTCAACAACTTCCAGGCCATGGAGGAGCTGGTGAAGAAGGTGACAGAGAAAGTGGCCAAAgtggagaggagggtaaagaGCGAGTTGTCCCCCAAGAAAGAGGTGAACCTCTCACCCTGTAGCAGTGAGGGGTGGGAATCCGCTGGAGCAAACTCACCCCGAGAGTGGAGGTCAGTGACCCTGGCTAGCAGCGACAGAGGTAGCCATAGCGACAGGGTCTCACCGTCCGAGAGAGAGCGCATGAGAGAAATGGTCCAATCGCCTGCCTCCGCTTTGAGCTGCAGCACAGCCTTCATAACAGGCCACAACCCTCTGGAGCAGCCCTTTGTTAACCCTTTAAGTGCCCTTCAGTCTGTGATGAATATCCACCTGGGGAAAGCAGCCAAGCACACCATGCCCAGCCAGGACCCTCTAAGTCTGATGTCCAGGCTGAGCCAGAGTATGGCCGAGAGGGCCGCCGTGGCCGCTCCCCCCACGCACAACAAAAAACACCCAGTGCCTGTGGCTCATAGTAGTGTCTGTCAGTCCAGTGATGACCAGCCCATGGACCTGACCAAAAGGAAGAGTGATCGAGGTGGCTCTATTGGCTCTGCTCCTCTGACTCCGTCCTCAAcagcctcctccatctccccttccTCAATGGTGATCCCTGCTAAAATGACCGTGGTCTCTCCCTTCACATCCAGCAGCCCTCACCATGAAAACGCCCTGTCGGACATCTCCGACATGTTGAGGAACCTGACACAATCAGCACACCACATCTCCATGCCTCCCTCACGGACCAGGATCACAGAGCGGGTCACAGACATGGTGGGCTCCACCACTGCAGAGGATGCTGAGGGGTCCATGGCCAATAAGAGGAAGGGGCGTCAGTCCAACTGGAACCCCCAGCACCTGATCCTCCTGCAGGCCCAGTTCTCCTCCAGCCTCAGGCAGACGTCCGAGGGGAAGTACATCATGTCTGACCTGAGCCCCCAGGAGAGGATGCACGTGTCCCGCTTCACTGGCCTTTCCATGACTACCATCAGCCACTGGCTGGCCAACGTCAAGTACCAGCTGAGGAGGACTGGCCGGACCAAGTTCCTCAAGAACCTGGACTCGGGCCACCCAGTGTTCTTCTGCAGTGAGTGTGCTTCACAGATCCGGACCCCCACTGCTTACATTTGCCACCTGGAGGCCCACCTGGGCttcagactgaaggacctggccAAGCTCTCCCCCAAACAGACCCTGAAGGACTCCTTGAAGGTTGGGTCTGATAAACTGCCCCAACCagaccccttcctcctctcttctccaccctcctcccagtCACTGGAGGAGGGCGGTGGGACTGTGTACCGGTGCCAGCTGTGTATCCGTAAGTTTGCCAGTAAGCATGCCATCAAGCTCCACCTCAGCAAGAGCCACGGGAAGTCCCCGGAGGACCACCTGCTGTATGTCTCTGAGATAGAGAAACACTAG